The genomic region TCCTCACAATCCTTATATTCCCACGGTCCATCTGAATTATCGTTACTTTGAGGCAGGCCCAGTTTGGTGGTTTGGTGGCGGTGCTGACTTGACACCCTACTATCCTTTTGCTGAAGATGCTGCTCACTTCCATACCACGCTGAAGCAAGCTTGCGATCGCCACAACCCCAATTATTACTCAGTGTTCAAGCCTTGGTGTGATGAATACTTCTACCTCCAGCATCGCCAAGAAACTAGAGGTGTCGGTGGTATCTTTTTTGATTACCAAGATGGACAAGGAAAACTTTATCGCGGTTCTAACTTGGAGGGTGCAGCCGCTACTCTTAGCAATCAGATTGGCGCTTTAGCTCCCCGCAGTTGGAAAGAAATTTTTGCCTTGGTTCGTAGTTGTGGGCAAGCTTTTATCCCTGCCTATGCCCCGATTGTGGAGCGGCGACGGGGAATGGAATATGGCGATCGCCAGCGGAACTTTCAGCTATATCGTCGCGGTCGTTATGTAGAGTTTAACTTGGTTTATGATCGAGGCACGATTTTCGGTCTCCAAACCAACGGTCGCACGGAGTCAATTCTGATGTCGCTGCCA from Trichocoleus sp. FACHB-46 harbors:
- the hemF gene encoding oxygen-dependent coproporphyrinogen oxidase, which codes for MPISTPQITQSTFLPPIDTKEKVSQFMRQLQDEICQSLQQIDGVGSFQEDAWERPEGGGGRSRVLLEGAVFEQGGVNFSEVWGSHLPPSILAQRPEAAGHGFYATGTSMVLHPHNPYIPTVHLNYRYFEAGPVWWFGGGADLTPYYPFAEDAAHFHTTLKQACDRHNPNYYSVFKPWCDEYFYLQHRQETRGVGGIFFDYQDGQGKLYRGSNLEGAAATLSNQIGALAPRSWKEIFALVRSCGQAFIPAYAPIVERRRGMEYGDRQRNFQLYRRGRYVEFNLVYDRGTIFGLQTNGRTESILMSLPPLVRWEYGYQPEPNTPEAELYETFLQPQDWANWTLPQNH